The window TCCCCCACTCCATGGATCTGAGCTGCAGCGGCCCTCCCTTCCCAGTCGGCCAGCGCCAGTTCGTCCCATCCCTGGCCGCCCGTTCCTCCTCTTCCCGGCCGCGGCCGGGTCCTCCTCTCCATGGCAGCCGGTTCCTCCCATCCATGTCGGCCATTTCCTTCCTTCCGGATGCCTGCTAATCTCTCTTTCTCTATCATTTTGCAGCAGCTCGGCGGAAGGACTCCAAGCAGCGGGTGCTCGACGGCGGGAGCTGCTGTTTTTGTTGCACTAGCTGCAATGGCTGCTGTTTTTTATGCTTTTGGGAATTTCTTATGTGAACTATATGGTTGTATGTGCAACTTGTTGAAAATTATGTTATGTGCTGTCATGCATGTGTTATAAACTTGTCAATATCTATTGTTATGTTGTTTTTAATCAAATTACAAACGAAATGCTGCTGAAATTTTAAATTTTAGGTTGTTCCATTTTTcattacgtgcttccaaccaaataGCAGAACGGAACCGACCCGTTCTACTCTTTTTGCTCCTACCAAACATAGGAATGGAACGGACCCGTTCCTCTGGAATGGAACCGTTCCATTCCATGACAGTTGGTCCCCCAACTGAACACACCCTAAACCCATCGGTTTTTCTAAACCCATTGGGAAATTGGCATATTTAAGCAAACATAAGGACTAGAGTTCTACCGCTTAGAACTAGAACTCTACCACTTGTGCTCAATGCTGATTCTGGGGCTACCGTGCTGACCGGAGttgcaaaaatatcacatgctagcaGCCTCAAAGTTGGATAGCGTGTTCCAGCAACTTTCCACCAATCTAACACACTGAATTTATCTTTTGAACAGTGGAATTAGCTCATCTTCCAAGTAATATTCTAGCTCAGATTTCATCCTAAAAGATGTTTGCCATTTTTGAGCAACACATTCGTTGAAGAGTGACATAAGGAATGGAACTTGCAAATAAGAGAATGAGCAAGATGGTtgtccatgatcatcatcactctCAGGATTGTAATCCTCGAATACGCTTGTTGTAGTATTTTGACGGGGATGACGGGTTTCGCGTTAGGGAATTGTTGAAACGGGTTTGAACCCGTGAAACGTGTCAGGTTTTATACTTTACCCAACAGCAGCCTGCCAGGGTTAAAAAGACGCCCATCCCCGTccctaatagggtaaaaacccGCGGGGACGCGGGTTTCGGGGCCCATTGCCATCTTGAGTCAGGAGCACATCATATGGGACACGTGTTGTGCGAGCGAGGCAGCGAAATCAGCTGGTCGAAAGGAATCGTTTCCCTTCAAATAAAAACAATAATGTGATCACGTAACAATGTAAAatattactactccctctgttcctaaatataagtttttttagacatttcaaatggactataacatacagatgtatatagacatattttagaacgtagattcactcattttgcttcgtacgtAGTCTAGAAAGACTATATTTGAGAACGGAAGGAGTactatttaattattatttattaaaAATGTTAAACACATAAAAATAGCCCGAGTTAGGATGCGGTGCTGATATCTAGTCCCGTCAACGAAAGAAAAACAGAGGGGCGTTTTCAAAAAGTGGCATAGGACACCTGGCCACCTGGTGGGGTGGGGTGGCCGGTTGGGTGGTGGCGTTGGGACGTTTTCAGAAAAGTAGAGGGACGTTTTCAAAAAAATGCACAGCGGTTTGGGCGGGGTGGggcggggtggggtggggtggggtggtggCGTTGGGGCTAGGTGGGGTGGGGTGTCTGCTCGCTCCCCCCAAATCCCCAGCCCGCCGCTGCCCTGTCAACCTCGCCGGCACCGTGGTCGATCGATGGGGGACTCCGTCGATGTCATCCCCGATTGGGTGGGCGACTTGGGCGAGTCCGTCGGCCCCGTCGACTACGGCTGCGTGCGCCGGTGCCGTCACCGCCGCCTCGCCACCTACCTCTGGCTGCACGGCTTCCGCGACGCCCTGCGAGGGTACGTGCATCCCCACCCCCTCCGTCCTCCTAAACTGCTTCGCTCGCTCACCGGCGGCCGCCATTGCCCAATCAATCAATCACTCGCAGGCTGCTCAACGAGACGGACGCGTACATGAGCGTCATCCACCTGTCGCGGCTggtgcagcaggggctgtgggacgACGCCGTCGCCTACGTCTCCCGCTTCCTGCGCCCGACCTCGCACCCGCAGAGCAACGAGGCCCAGGTGCTCCTCCACTTCCTCATGCAACACGCGGCCTTCGCCAGCATGGTCGCCGGCAAGCCCGACCGCAACCTCAGCTACTTCAACCACAAGTACAACACACGGTACCTCAAGCACGACGACTCCGTCTCCTTCGACTGCCTCAGGATCCGCTCCATCGTCCTCTCCATTCTCCATTCGGAGCAAGTCAGGTACTAGCACTAGCTAGACGATCACATCTTCAGTTCATGTCTGCCTGTCTGTCGATTCCTGCAATTTTCAAGCCATCTTCAGTTCCTATCCAAAATTTTCATCTTTACATCTTCTCAACTTTAATACTGTACTGTTACACACATATATGTGCAAGCAGATCCTCGCTGGACTGGGAGCGCGTTCGTTGCAAGGCGTCTCAAATCGTCCAACACTTGGCTTATAAGGCTCCAGAGTTGAAAAACGTGGCCCTATTGCCGGGCGGCCCGATGATGCCCCACGATGTGCTTCCCATCGGATTCAGGTGATTCCGGCTCCATGCTCTATCAGTTTGGTCGCCCATGTTCACTTGATGCATTCCATTCTTGGAAATGTGTAAAACTTGGCTGTCAATTTCACTGTAACTCACTTTGATTGCCCTGcaatcttgcttggcctaggtaccGTCGGAGGCGTCATGTGAAGGAACAAGACCTGCCAGGACCTAAAACACTGGCCAAGATCTACCTTAGGACCAAAAAGGGGTAAAAATATGACCTTGAAACATGGCAAATTCAAGGGGTCCCTCGATTCTGCTCTTGCTGGCTCTTTCTTGACCAACTCAGCACATGTTCCATGTTTTGCAGGCTGCCTTCGTCGACCCGCAGACATGAATTAAACAGTGGTACAATGCCCTATTTACAAGCATCTTATGATTAAGCAATATACTTCCTTGTAGATTCTATGTCCGTGTCTCTGTGATGCTAAAAGCCATCGTTACTGTTTTTGGTGGCAGGATTGACGGACAAGACAAGGAAGTGGCTGATAGATCTTATTGGTAAAACTAGCCTCTGCTCTTCTGTCCTTGTCTTGTTTACTTTGCATTTTACACATCTAGACCTGTGCTCGACTTTCCAGATATATTTGGTAGCAAGCTATGAGGCCCTTTGATTTTACTCTTCCAAAAAACCTCTCGGATCATGTATATGCATataaactgatcaacttgtgtcatCTTCAGATGAAAGTTTGCAAGCTGGTCTGGAACTTCAgtcaagtgaaaaggagaaggaaggtagCCTTAGCTTACTCATCTCAATTGTCATTGTTCCTACTTATTATACGGGATCTCCACTACCCGTCTAATTTGTTAAATCCTTTCAGGCTATGTTTGCACAGCATTTTCCCAAACCAAATTTAGTGGTTCCTTCTCTTTCAACTTCACAATTTTCTCTTATGATATGGATACTGTAGCTCTGTTAGTTATGCGCAAATGCCTCATTTGCATGTTTGAACCAGGTCTTTGTTCTTGCTTCACCAATTTTTATTATTATCTTTCAGTCATTTTCTTGATTATTTGTTGCTTTTAAAATGCTCCATTAGGTTATGCTTTGGATATTCCTGTTTTGTGGCTTATATATGACCATTAGTACCTCAGTGAATTGTTTTGTTCTTATGTGAATTACCGACTCTTACCTGTAGATAGAAGTTACCTTTTAAGTATCTGTAGTAAAAAATACATTGTCCTTTGATTTTTCAAATCTGCCATTCGTACGTTGGTTGCTCTGCATTCTCTGTTTGTTTGATGTGCACATAATCCAGAACTGCAGTCTTGGTTGGTCTTGATGATGTTCTTTTTGTATTAGTGCTGGGctgcttgctgccatttttgacctTTTAACTGGTTGCAGGTGTTCCTGGTGCTACAGCCTCGCATACCATGTCGAATACCTTGACAGATCTTACTAAAAACTCTGTGTCTGGGACCTCATCATTGACAAATGCAGGTATGTTAGTCGACCGCCCTTGATCATTTCCCACCCAGGACGTCCATCTATTTTTGCTCAATTGATCCCTGAAATCAGGGGAGACATAAACTATGGCAGCACGGTCAATAGACACCTACGACCAAGAA is drawn from Triticum dicoccoides isolate Atlit2015 ecotype Zavitan unplaced genomic scaffold, WEW_v2.0 scaffold205356, whole genome shotgun sequence and contains these coding sequences:
- the LOC119345099 gene encoding uncharacterized protein LOC119345099, whose protein sequence is MGDSVDVIPDWVGDLGESVGPVDYGCVRRCRHRRLATYLWLHGFRDALRGLLNETDAYMSVIHLSRLVQQGLWDDAVAYVSRFLRPTSHPQSNEAQVLLHFLMQHAAFASMVAGKPDRNLSYFNHKYNTRYLKHDDSVSFDCLRIRSIVLSILHSEQVRSSLDWERVRCKASQIVQHLAYKAPELKNVALLPGGPMMPHDVLPIGFRYRRRRHVKEQDLPGPKTLAKIYLRTKKGLPSSTRRHELNSGLTDKTRKWLIDLIDESLQAGLELQSSEKEKEGVPGATASHTMSNTLTDLTKNSVSGTSSLTNAGMLVDRP